In the Balaenoptera ricei isolate mBalRic1 chromosome 1, mBalRic1.hap2, whole genome shotgun sequence genome, aataaatgtttattaaaggtAATAACATAACTTggggaaaatggaaggaaagatcCTACAGtgcatagttttattttattgttctgcATACTATTTTCGACCaattaatttgattttaagtatatattttatatttgagggTTTCCCCCACTAAGAGTTAAACATCCCCATAAGTTAGTAtttcctttgtccattttcctttgtgattGACTAAAAATAATGGATTCTCTCAAAGGTTTTGCTTTCTCAGACAGTTGTCTTAGGTCCCAGCTAGCTAAGGCAGTCTCAGAGTGTTGTATAACTGGCATTTAATAAAAAGTCTTTCTCACTCAGTGTCTCACTTGCATCTGGGCTGTTGTGTCTGTGAGTACAAACAGTGAGCCATGAGTCAGGTATAATGATTGAGAGACTGTGAAAGTAGACACGGGCTAAATGTACTTATTCTGTCCAGCAGTATCTGTTCTTTTAGACATTTCAGTAGCCCTTATTCTTGATGGGACTTTGGTTCTGAGgattctgatatttttctttttcaacatcaatatttatgaTTTCCTGGCAATGCCTTAAAATGCACTCAAGTAATTTAGGTCTCTAATTTGATGGCATTGCACTGAAATGGGGGCACTTGAAAAAAGCAAATGCAATCATCTTTATCATTCTCTTCAGCTATCACTTACATATGggtgaaatgcacagatcttaagtgtgAACATTTTGGTGAGTTCAacacatatgcatgcatatagcCCACAGCTATTAAGATAGAAAATCTTTCCATCGTCCCTGAAAGTTTCCTTATACCTCTTGCCAGtaaacacacacgcatacacagacacacacacacatacgcctGAAGCAAGTATgttctgacttctttcatcaaaaattagttttgcctgttccagAACTTCATTGTATGGACATATCACATTTCCgtttatccattcccctgttgatggaTGTATGGGTTGTTTCTAGGTTtgggctattaaaaataaagctgctatgtacATTTTTATACAAGTCTTTTACGgatatatgtttctgtttctattggatgggattgatgggtcataggGCAGATTTGTTTAATGTTATAAGCAACtcccaaactatttcaaaaatttCCAAGTTGGGCCATTTTACATTACCGCTAGCAATTtatgagagtttcagttgttCTACATCCTGACCAACATTTAGTGTTTATCAGTGGCTTAATTGTATCCATTCAAATGGgtatatagtggtatctcattgtgattttacttggttttttcttgatgactattGATGCTGagcactttttcattttcttgaatggccatctgtatatcttcctttgtGAAGTGTCTATGtctgtatttttccattttgattgagttatttgtatttttattaacaaattgtaggagtcagttatgtattttggatacaagttctttgtaGGATATATGTTTTACtagtattttctctcagtcttttGACTTGCTTACTGATTTTCTTAATGACATCTTTTGAAaagcagaattttaattttaagtataatttattttttatgtttagatCTGTGatcatttcaaataattttttgtgtatggtatgcgAAAGCGGTCTAAGTTTATCTTCCTGCAGATATTCAAAATTTTCTAGTACCCTTTActgaaaaaattttcttttcacctTGACTTGTTTTAGAGTCTGTTGAAACTCAATTGGCAattatgggtttatttttggactctctaTTCTTTTAAGTCATCTGTTTGCCTGTCCTTATGCCATTCTTGATTATTgtggctttatagtaagtcttgaaatcaggttgtACCAGTCCTCCAAATTTTTTCTTATCCTTtcccaagattgttttagctatcgTAGGTCCTTTGtgtttatatgtaaattttagaatcaacttagTTCTACCAAAAGCCTACTTGGATTTTAATTGGAATAGcaataaatctgtagatcaatttgagaaaaacaaatattcataacaatattgagtcttctaatccataaaGATGACATATCTCTCCATTTACGTAGgaccttttaatttttctcaatgacattttatagtttttaggatAGAGGTCTTACaggtcttttgttaaatttattcatattttctgtgttttgaggctgttgtaaatagtttattgtttaaaaatttcatttactaTTGTTTGTTgcaagtatatagaaatgcagtgatttttgtgtattaacctTGTATTATGACAAAATTTACTCATTAGTTCTAATGGGATTTTGGGTAGATTTTGGGGGGGCGTATTTCTTATGTATACAATCATGTCTTCCTTTTCTTGTATTGCTTAACTATTTCTTTATCTTGCTTATTATACTGGTTGGGACCTCCAGAACATTGTGCATAGAAGTGGTGCGAGcagacatctttgccttgtttccagttttaaagagaaagcatttactctttcaccattaaatgtcatgttagctgtaggctttcCCATATAGTGTCTTTGTCAGGCTGAGGAAGTTTTCTTCTGTAGTGCCATTAacttaacatttgttaaatatttttaattgttaataaCTTGCCTCATAATAAAATGAAGTTAACTTACAAACTTGTTTTCTGCTCTTGAGGGGTCACGAAATCAGTGGATTCTAACATGTCCCACTTTAgagagtttattttttccttagcaCTTAGACCAAGTTGCTTTAATACTACATTTGatagtacatttaaaatatattgatactGCATTTTGCAGCATTTGACATTCTTAAAATGATAGGTAAATAATCATTATCTCTTGCTAGATATGACTTTTCTAATCAGTAGTCAAATATTCATATTGAATTGGGTTTAGGTAGAGGTATAGATGAATAATATTGCCCTTACTTTGAATATATTAGGAGGCTAATTATTTTCCCCCTGCAATCTGGTCATATAATTTATAGCTTTCTTGTGAATCTTGTATGTCATACAAGGGATTGCAAGGAACTTTGCATATTCGACCGTCACAAAACTGGTTAttagtgtttttctgtctttttatagACTCGTCAAGCTATTTGATATGTTTTATATTAACATTATACTAAACACTTATTTGTTCAACTCCTATTCTTTGCCCAACACTGTAGTGTAGGCACTGGAGATATAAGGAGGAACAAAACAGATGTTCTTCCCCTCATGGAGCTTGCAATCCAGTCAGGAAGACAAAACTGAACGAAAACATACTATAAACTATGGTACATGTGGAATCTGGTCTAATCTGGGAATTCAAGGACGGTTCCTCTGAGGAAGTGGTATTTGAACTGAAGCCTGAAGATTGTATCTGAATTAACTAAAAGAAATGTGATGGCATATTAAGCAGCAGGTTCAAATACCCTGAAGCAGTAAGGAGCATAGCACATATGTGTGGGACGGGGAAAGGGTGGAGTGGAGGGAGGTAGAGCCAGTTTAGCTAATCCTAAATAATGTAGAAGAGAAGTTAGATTGAATAGATATAAGGAGACCAGATTTTATAGGACCTGTTAGTATTTTATCCTAAGGGCAGTGTAAAACCactgaagtattttaaatgaGAGTGATATCATCTCATTTGCATTTTGGAAAGGTTATTCTGCCTGTTTTGCACATAATGGATTGAAGAGAGGCCACAGACCACTCAGGAAGACCAGATTGGCAGCCACTATAGTGGTTCACACACAAGATGATGCTAGTTTGTTTAGGGTAGTGGAGGTGGAGAAAAGTTAACAGATGGGAGGAATAGTTGAAGAAATAAATTCTGAATCCATACACCTTTTTGTACCTTTAAAAAACCTTTTACTTTACCCTCTATTTGTTTTTTACAATATTGGTTGCTCATTTCTCCTTGATAATCATTGCCTACTGTTTATCCTATTTACCGTCGGTGGCTAATGATCCTCTCTTGCTTTGCTGTTTAGATCCTATTGAGTAGTTGCTTGAGTTGCTTAGATgtctaataatgaaatattgatacatataaAAGGACATATAAGACATATTTAAggtataaatgaaaaattaaacatcTGTGATGTATCACCTCAAGAAGTTATACAGTTTTAGCTATTAGAAGGAATTCTGAAGTAATTCCAAATAATGGTTCCTCTTAGATATTTCACAGCTAGTGTTCATCAGTTGAAAGGAGAGGGGGGTGGTTGATAATGACTAATAAGAATGACAATAATAAAACACCTAATGACCCCTAAAATGAAGAGAATTATgcataatataaaaacaaagagtGCTTTATGTAATGAGCTGTGTAAATATGATATTAATGCTCTTGTTATTAGAGCTTCACATTATAAATTAGTTTCTATTataatcagatcagaaaaaaggatggaaaggaaaaaaagtgagggGCTAGTAAAAAGAGTCAgtctcagaaaagaagaaaattatcttGTTTGAACTCCTGAAGCTGTTTTTTTGAAGTTggtagaagaaaagaaggaagcttGGTAGGTCAAAGCTATTGCTTCTTAAACTCTCCCTCTCATATTATCATATACCTTTGGCAGCATGTACAACTAGGGATTATTTACAGTATTCTTAGACTCAAATCCCTACCAGTGATTATTTGTTGGAAATAAATGTGTCAAACTAAAGTGATCTAGTATTTGAATTTCCCTAAATGATATTTTTTGCCAtttctctgatttaaaaaatattatgattcaaaacttgaaaaataatgcACAGTCTATACttttagaaggattttttttttgagtttggtGATGAGGTAGCTTTAATTAttaatagcattttatttttcaatggtTTTATAGTAAAACTTCGTATTTAAAAAAGCTTCGTATTTAACTGTCTACATTCATGAATATTTATCacctgtaatttttattttgaatatttattattattgtgaaAGAGAGTTTTAGTTAAATAGAATCTTGTTTGATTTCCATGCTTTTCCTAAAAGTCAAAATGCTTCCCTGTAAAACAGGACTTTCTAgcctttttatattaaatttaaatatttactttcaaatCTCAATATGGTACTCATTCTAAGATTGTTATTCTAActtatttcatacatttttctGGTAATGAGCAATGTGCTTCCATTCTATATTCCACCTAACTCCCTGAAGATTTTAACAGTAATATGATCTTCCTGAAAGGCAGTTCAACATGGAGGAAAGCATAGATCTTCTATtatttagaaatcattttttGAAATCCAAAATAATTCTTCTTAGACATTTCCTGACTAGCTGCTCTAGTGGAAAAGAGAGGGAATGAGGGAGGGGTTCATCAAAATGGTGTTAAGAATGACAATTTTGATCTGTTTCATTCCTAGTTTCATGGCTGTGTAATAGTGAGCAAGTTATACTTACCTTCTCTAGGTACCCACTTTCTTCCTTTGGAAAATGATAATGATAGGTATCTACTTCAtagagatttaatatttttattgagacAAAAATGTAAAGCATATAGCATAATACTTGGCACATAGAATGTGCTCTAagtgttggttatccattttcaTCTCAAATTTCCTGATTCAATTCTGAAATAATGTGTAAAGTAATTCTAAGTCACTTTTAAGAAAATTGCTGACCCCAtaagaaatagttttaaaatagtgAATGTTTGTCTATAGTAagtcaaaataaatggaaatatttttaacctCCATTATATAAATGAGCTTAATTACTTCCTTCTGACTTGGGTATGAGTAGCTCATGCACTGTATGACAAAGTTCTTTGACTCTTTGACTCTTTTTCTATTAGGATAAAAAGTGGACTAAGCAGTCATTCTATTTATTTCTAATGTCTTCTCTTCTGAGGTCATATTTGACCTTAAATATTCCAGCAAGTAGATTTTATAGAGGTGTTAGTTCCAATACTTTGTTTGTACAGTTAAATACATCAGATTCAGCAATTTAGTGTGGGTGTGGCAGGGATTGGAGAGATTACAAAATAACTTCTGTTAatcaaaatataatatattttaaagagtaaaaatagTAGCTCTATCACTTGAGTTCATGAAGACTTAgatgatttttaataattaataggTTTTTTCTGCCAATGAGCATTAGATTACTGCTGACTTTTTAGTGTCCTAGTACCTTGTGGTAGTTTCTCTACAGGGTTTAAAGGTGtatctcagggtttttttttttttctgtcctgctCATAGGAAATAATCTTTACACATGCTATAAGGAAAATACCTCTAGAAATTCATACATGTCATTAATATGTTATAAGGATCGGTCAGTTCCATTGTGTTCTTTTGTCAATCTTGATCGGAGCTTGCCGAGTAAGTCTATAAGCCTGCATGTGCCTGGCAACTGTTACCTAGTGACAGTTTCAGCTGCAGTAGCCATTGGCTGTGCTGTTGATTGGGGCAGGAGGACCGAGTCACCTTTCTGATGGTGAGTTCTTCTGCATCAGCtcaggatgaggaggaggagcagggcttCGGCTCAGGTGGAGGCAGTGATACTGAGAGATTGTGAAGAATACACCGACAGCATCTCGGTAACTGCATCACAGTAAATCGGACTTCTGAATCAAGCAGCCCAGCCTAGCAGCTGATAAGAGTGAATGTAGGTGAGAAGCATTGTTTTATTCCTGTAACAAGAACTATTTTGTGATAAGTGAAACTAGGAATGTGCAAGGAGGAATATCCTGTGGCTATTATTATAAAAGAAGAAGGACTTCCCTGAATGACTTGGTGGTGCACAAGAAAATAACTTTAAGAAGAATGCTTTCTGTTAAGCTCCTGCATTGTTCCTGAAGGAGATGTTTCTATTTCTAATGCATGTTCTTTCTTCAAAAGGTATGACAGCAAAGACTGACAAGAGACTCTCTGAAATGCCTGTACTTTAAAAAAGACTTTTGACAAATGTTAACCTCATATCAGAATGACCTTGGAAGCATTTTGGATGGATTCTATCCTGCCAGTCTTTCAGTATTTCAAACTCTAGGATTTAAACTCATCTTGATGCTttagaagtattttaaaacaagaacATCTTATAACCTATCTAATGGCCCCTGTATTAATTGAGCACTTGCTCAAAATAGAATACAGAACTAGAAGAGGCATTTTCTTAACATATGGCTGCTATATAACTGCAAATATAACAAACAAGGTAATTTTCCACTTTGAAAAGGTTTAGTTGAAGTAATGATTTAATGTGTTAATCatttaatgaaaacagaaaagatataGCAATATAGATTAGAAAGCCTACTAGAAATACCTAAGTAATAAATAATGGCAGCATTTCTAGTCAGAAGCTCAGAGGATATAGGAAAGTTTCTATTGtctaaatttcatatatatttacatatatttgtgaGATATAAGTGTGGTTGCAAAGGTGAGAAATAACTTTGAGCTGTATATTTTATGATCATGCTCCATTATAAGGAAGGTGGTGTATCAGATAATGAAGGTTGTTTTCAGTTATTGATGCTGAAATTAATagcaaaaatgattttattttccttttgaaaaggaAGGAGTATAAATTACGATGCTGGTGTAGCACCAGTAACTGTAATGGACTAAAATGCTTTTCATCTGAATGCTTAAAAAATGCATGCAGAATTAAAACTTCAGAAGTTTTTCCTATTTTGTCAGTGTTGACCCATTGTGTATTATCTTCTCTACTGGaagtatgcttttttttctcttatgagaGTTACAGGGCAATCTGGAGTCCATTACCGCTGTTCTGCTCCTTTGTGCCCCAGTAGAGATGAGTCTTTTAGAATTAATCTTGTTGGAGAAGGGGGTTCTTTCTTAGCTtttgagagaaaagagagagaaatggatcATAAAGTTGACCCACCAGCATCAAACCCTGAACTGAGCCAAAGACACTCTTTGCCACAATGAACTTTTTCTTAGCTTTCCAACCAAATCTGAGatcttaattatttaaattctaaaatatgaATCCATTTCTCCTGACAGATGAAACAGGAAGCCTGAGCCTATTTAAGgtttttttctcactctttcGAGTCGATCCCTAAGAAACTACCTTTCTGAGGAGAACAAACGACCCACAAGAGCTTTTCTTCCTTTGgcaattgcttttttttcttttacagatttaatttttcatagtgcAAGGTATTATTAAAAAGTCCGTTTTCTCTAGAAGTGCCTTGTGTCTGCAAAAAGTTGTTTGAAAGCACCGGAGGAAGCTAATCGGTGACCTTTTTTTCACCTCCTTTCTAGCTtatcccccttcctcccccctcccaaaGCTGAGGTGTGTTACTGCTGCACTGAGGCTGATGAAGAGACTTGAGTACTCCCTGGGATGCTCAGCTGTGACAGAAGCGCTGCCACTGTCTACTGAAGCTGATTCTGAGACACTCATGGGCAGAGTTTAGCAGATGCTAGGCAGGGCACCTGCTTGCTGTAGCCAAAGCTGCAGGTTCTTTTAATTCCAAGCCATGAATGAATCCAGATGGACTGAATGGAGGATCCTGAACATGAGCAGTGGCATTTTGAATGTGTCCGAACGTCACTCTTGCCCACTTGGATTTGGCCACTACAGTGCGGTGGATGTCTGCATCTTCGAGACAGTTGTTATTGTCTTGCTGACATTTCTAATCATTGCTGGGAATTTAACGGTCATCTTTGTCTTTCACTGTGCTCCACTCTTACACCATTATACGACCAGCTATTTCATTCAGACAATGGCATATGCTGATCTTTTCGTTGGAGTTAGCTGCTTGGTTcctactctctcacttctccaCTACTCCACAGGTATCCACGAGTCACTGACTTGCCAGGTTTTTGGATATATCATCTCAGTTCTAAAAAGTGTTTCTATGGCATGTCTTGCTTGCATAAGTGTGGATCGCTATCTTGCAATTACCAAGCCTCTTTCCTACAATCAACTGGTCACCCCTTGtcgcctgagaatttgcattgttttaatcTGGATCTACTCTTGCCTAATTTTCTTGCCTTCCTTTTTTGGCTGGGGGAAACCTGGTTACCACGGTGACATTTTTGAATGGTGTGCCACCTCTTGGCTCACCAGTGCCTATTTTACTGGCtttattgtttgtttactttATGCTCCTGCTGCCTTTGTTGTCTGCTTCACTTACTTCCACATTTTCACAATTTGCCGGCAGCACACCAAAGAGATAAATGACCGGAGGGCCCGATTCCCTAGCCACGAAGTCGCTGCCTCTGGAGAGACTGGGCATAGCCCTGACCGTCGCTACGCCATGGTTTTGTTTCGGATAACCAGTGTGTTTTACGTGCTCTGGCTCCCGTATATCATATACTTTCTTCTAGAAAGCTCCCGGGTCTTGGACAATCCAACACTGTCCTTCCTAACAACCTGGCTTGCTATAAGTAATAGTTTTTGTAACTGTGTAATATACAGCCTCTCCAACAGTGTTTTCCGGCTAGGCCTCCGAAGACTGTCCGAGACGATGTGCACGTCTTGTATGTGTGTGAAGGATCAGGAAGCACGAGACCCCCAACCTAGGAAACGGGCTAATTCCTGCTCTATTTGAAGAAAACTACACAGTAAATCAAATGTAATCTGACAGTAGTTTGGGATTGTATTCTTGCTTCATCTGGAAATTTGCCACTAGAGAAATATTTACTTGAATAGTTGACTATGAGAGGAAGGGACTAAAGGtgtttttttcatggaaaaaaaaaaaatcctgaagaaaaGGATGTATAGAGGGTAATCTCGTGAGATAACTGTAGTGTGTGAGTATGAATGTGCAGTAATAGGCAAAATCAAGCACTGAGGATGGAAAAGTACCTCAGATCTTCCACAGGGCGTGAGCAAAGCCCCTGgcgtctgtctctctctctctgactgcactctgtcctctgtctctgtctctctcattctgtctgtctctgtctctctcactctctttgtgTTTGTGgaaattatttacataaattgccctttacagaaaaatgctacatattatatatgtggtAAAGTATAATTTTTTGCATCAAAGTGTACTTGTTTAAACTCACTTACCTACAATCCCTAAACAGTCTCTCCATGGAGGATGCATAATAAGCATTGTATTTTATTACCTGCCACACAACCATTTTGCTTGCGTTTTTATAATATCCGTAGCACAAAATTTCTGCtatgaacaaaaagaaacagtatttttgtttcttctaggtaaaATTatgctccctcctccttcctaacagcctattttttttttttctccatttttcttgatCTGCATCCTTTGGTACCTTAATCCAGAAGTGTCTTAGCTAATGAAAGAATCTGCTATATAAAAGTCATAATGTTGAATGATTTATTCCTTCCAAAAAAGCATTCTATAGGTTGTTTGAGATATTGTGTTAAGTATTT is a window encoding:
- the GPR52 gene encoding G-protein coupled receptor 52 gives rise to the protein MNESRWTEWRILNMSSGILNVSERHSCPLGFGHYSAVDVCIFETVVIVLLTFLIIAGNLTVIFVFHCAPLLHHYTTSYFIQTMAYADLFVGVSCLVPTLSLLHYSTGIHESLTCQVFGYIISVLKSVSMACLACISVDRYLAITKPLSYNQLVTPCRLRICIVLIWIYSCLIFLPSFFGWGKPGYHGDIFEWCATSWLTSAYFTGFIVCLLYAPAAFVVCFTYFHIFTICRQHTKEINDRRARFPSHEVAASGETGHSPDRRYAMVLFRITSVFYVLWLPYIIYFLLESSRVLDNPTLSFLTTWLAISNSFCNCVIYSLSNSVFRLGLRRLSETMCTSCMCVKDQEARDPQPRKRANSCSI